One part of the Coleofasciculus chthonoplastes PCC 7420 genome encodes these proteins:
- a CDS encoding lipopolysaccharide kinase InaA family protein, whose amino-acid sequence MNQLSPEDLKKHLKIIVGGIKPILYVFDDYNNYVTCENTIWKPKSNVLGKGIGEYYCPQSEDYASSDNQLQEILQGFCLDLNSLSIFCHVKAPPLWIPNTMPSYELIGATLPFAELDGDRAQIAAFLVDFEWKPTLLDYSQGSDQNWTEMGYRAIHLLTQRYPEIPSFLYTGIQNLDLLERGLSSGASWCFYKQKTHHIQPPEPGSFSLENLNYISLERHLAETAKTRYSSYQEVPFPNQFHVEPNTPAGAHLFQQLDLAKPIDRCSRGQALQKLIAELFPTGDQVQPVKVLTSGKSGAQATFFVKPKNQATRFLKIASWLSIQKEYLAYQQIIQPLLNSYTATIIRKPLFSEGNGDQVLIGALMYSLAGFPEDYQKLRSLDSLFQQYLHQPEGGDILMAKIEATLETVLKNLFYCGASESPLQTEQRPLWSWLGEVLPPLSGVLIPLKSVSSEQLDNPQYKMPSYSLSEYNDKVAWILASFELSRQLEHVCSPNCSAWDNQFPKKVLLSGWFLSELECQGDEFTEGSITLTHPNLGLRMRLRGKSQDIKERFSTPWIRPGMAVDVLACLDEKSREVEKIKRKIAQSIWSEMSLKSLSEDETLNHLLNTFSEVSGKQLANPFDWLGNRPLLPYHYTIAGHSGSIHGDLNLQNILFAGEKEQVGWLIDFERSQKQGMVAFDLAKLEVQIWNHHLTPCLTQLATTLESPDTSKPQICYHLLDLALKATDFEDYSAELFQTQLKLNDLLLSASDLLLIPIANTIKLIACIRGFAMKQCQLTPIELSWARAVYCLNSAKYPNLSSWYCILAFLASAWHLDAVHPELNCEYYSFDRIKQCPKASTHKQQIDGFLVKLERHHESLNYR is encoded by the coding sequence ATGAACCAGTTATCACCAGAAGACTTAAAAAAACATCTTAAAATAATCGTGGGAGGCATCAAGCCAATCCTATACGTGTTTGATGACTATAACAACTATGTTACTTGTGAAAACACTATCTGGAAACCAAAGAGTAACGTTTTGGGCAAAGGCATTGGCGAATACTATTGTCCTCAGTCAGAGGATTATGCAAGTTCCGACAATCAACTCCAAGAAATCCTGCAGGGCTTTTGCCTAGATTTGAATAGCTTATCAATTTTCTGTCACGTCAAAGCCCCACCGCTTTGGATTCCCAACACAATGCCAAGTTATGAACTCATTGGTGCTACATTACCCTTTGCTGAACTAGACGGCGATCGCGCCCAAATAGCTGCATTCCTTGTAGACTTTGAGTGGAAGCCTACCCTACTTGATTATAGTCAGGGTTCTGATCAAAACTGGACAGAAATGGGATACCGCGCCATTCATTTGCTGACTCAAAGATATCCAGAAATTCCCTCATTCTTGTATACAGGTATCCAAAATTTAGATCTTCTCGAGCGGGGTTTATCCTCTGGAGCATCCTGGTGCTTCTACAAACAAAAAACCCATCATATTCAACCACCAGAACCAGGTTCATTCTCCCTTGAAAATCTAAATTACATCAGCCTAGAGCGTCATTTAGCAGAAACGGCAAAAACTCGCTACAGTTCTTATCAAGAAGTTCCCTTCCCAAACCAATTTCATGTTGAACCCAACACGCCAGCAGGCGCTCACTTATTTCAACAACTCGATCTAGCTAAACCCATTGACAGATGTAGTCGGGGTCAAGCCTTACAGAAACTCATTGCTGAACTTTTCCCCACAGGAGATCAAGTCCAACCCGTCAAAGTGCTTACCTCTGGCAAGTCAGGTGCTCAAGCCACCTTTTTTGTTAAACCGAAAAACCAAGCCACTCGCTTCCTTAAAATTGCTTCTTGGCTTAGCATTCAAAAAGAATATCTAGCTTATCAACAAATTATTCAACCTCTGCTCAATAGTTACACGGCTACCATTATCCGTAAACCCCTTTTCAGTGAAGGAAACGGTGATCAAGTTCTTATCGGTGCATTGATGTATTCTCTAGCCGGATTTCCTGAAGACTATCAGAAACTACGTTCCCTCGATAGCCTATTTCAACAATATCTCCATCAACCTGAAGGGGGAGATATTCTGATGGCAAAAATTGAGGCGACGCTAGAAACAGTACTCAAGAACTTATTTTACTGCGGAGCATCTGAATCTCCTCTCCAAACTGAACAACGTCCCCTGTGGAGTTGGTTAGGTGAAGTGCTTCCGCCTTTGTCTGGGGTGCTGATTCCTCTCAAGTCAGTTAGCAGCGAACAATTAGATAACCCTCAGTATAAAATGCCATCCTATTCTTTGTCGGAATATAATGATAAAGTGGCATGGATATTAGCATCATTTGAACTGTCCCGTCAGCTCGAACACGTCTGTTCTCCGAATTGTTCAGCGTGGGATAATCAATTTCCTAAAAAGGTGCTGTTGTCGGGTTGGTTTCTATCGGAACTCGAATGTCAAGGCGATGAATTTACCGAGGGTAGTATCACTCTGACTCACCCCAATTTGGGGTTAAGGATGCGACTGCGTGGTAAAAGTCAAGATATCAAAGAACGGTTTAGTACCCCTTGGATTCGCCCGGGAATGGCTGTAGACGTATTGGCTTGTCTGGATGAAAAAAGCCGAGAGGTTGAGAAAATTAAGCGCAAGATTGCACAGTCTATTTGGTCAGAAATGAGCCTAAAATCTCTATCAGAGGATGAAACTCTCAACCATCTGCTGAACACATTTAGCGAAGTCAGTGGCAAACAGCTAGCCAATCCATTTGACTGGTTGGGTAATCGCCCCTTACTTCCCTATCACTATACTATTGCTGGACACAGTGGGTCAATTCATGGTGACTTGAACCTGCAAAATATCCTCTTTGCTGGGGAGAAAGAGCAAGTTGGGTGGTTAATCGACTTTGAGCGATCGCAAAAACAGGGTATGGTTGCTTTTGATTTAGCCAAGCTTGAGGTTCAAATCTGGAATCACCACCTTACTCCCTGTTTAACCCAGTTAGCGACTACCTTGGAATCTCCGGATACCTCGAAACCACAGATATGTTACCATCTGCTGGATTTAGCACTCAAGGCAACGGATTTTGAAGACTATAGTGCTGAACTATTCCAAACTCAGTTAAAATTGAATGATTTACTGTTATCAGCTTCTGATTTACTACTTATTCCTATTGCCAACACTATCAAATTAATTGCTTGTATACGGGGTTTTGCGATGAAACAATGTCAATTAACACCTATAGAATTGAGTTGGGCAAGGGCGGTGTATTGCTTAAATTCAGCCAAATATCCCAACCTTAGTTCTTGGTATTGTATTTTGGCTTTTTTAGCCTCAGCTTGGCATTTAGATGCTGTTCACCCAGAACTCAATTGTGAATATTATTCTTTTGACAGGATTAAACAATGTCCAAAAGCCTCAACTCATAAGCAGCAAATCGATGGTTTTCTTGTTAAATTAGAACGGCATCATGAATCACTTAATTATCGTTAA
- a CDS encoding caspase family protein, whose protein sequence is MRRQALVVGINRYPGLKETPTSDTPDLKTAVSDAEAIARLLELYGSFKVERLPHRHVDASQFDSTGLVTAKELKIAITQLFLPEENNTPDAGLLFFAGIGLSQPHQNGQTEGFLATSDTNPRRGRWGISLKELRQWLQNSPVQQQIVWLDCSHSGEFLKEIEAETVRRDRCFIVAASDKSQKASAYQGRGLLTTALCQRLNLSNSDDKMVTNYLLEHNINDTLGEGINKQNPRVHNRGNSIILTVKPIIPQVLLPQEPHPLDCLWEKTNGWFSETHSLMKHNFDKDCQYSTYKDEVNKALGIDLPGEWWNNPKSAHNLYESLKSLCGETFSGWSKRGDRHISVGAAYLIALMAHQASCKHITPLIEGISDWEGCEKASRYFIFPVQISKDAAASAKALYDVFKFLFERQGLTQDSQVERVFFEPPGNQLTIQFKWSAKEPAKDNPKTRTLAKFTSSIMSKDQLLIEPPNNTSNAILKLWSRLFVSENGFMSPGVIYMNEDQLVIASLGS, encoded by the coding sequence ATGAGGCGGCAAGCATTGGTAGTCGGTATTAATCGATACCCCGGCTTGAAAGAAACACCGACAAGCGACACCCCCGATCTGAAAACCGCCGTGAGTGACGCTGAAGCGATCGCTCGTCTCCTCGAACTTTACGGTAGCTTTAAGGTGGAGCGACTTCCCCATCGTCATGTGGATGCATCCCAATTCGATAGTACAGGGTTGGTGACAGCCAAGGAGTTGAAGATTGCCATTACTCAGCTATTCTTACCGGAAGAAAACAATACTCCCGATGCTGGATTGCTTTTTTTTGCGGGTATCGGCTTGTCACAGCCGCATCAAAATGGACAAACCGAAGGCTTTTTAGCAACCAGTGACACCAATCCCAGGAGAGGGCGGTGGGGGATTTCCCTGAAAGAGTTGCGTCAATGGTTGCAAAATAGTCCGGTTCAGCAACAGATTGTCTGGCTCGATTGTAGCCATAGTGGGGAATTCTTAAAAGAAATTGAGGCAGAAACGGTAAGGCGCGATCGCTGTTTTATTGTGGCGGCGTCAGATAAGTCTCAAAAAGCTAGTGCTTATCAAGGGCGTGGGTTACTCACGACGGCTCTTTGTCAACGTCTTAACCTCAGCAATTCTGACGATAAAATGGTAACAAATTACCTGTTAGAACATAATATTAACGATACCCTTGGCGAAGGAATAAACAAACAAAACCCTAGGGTTCACAATAGGGGAAACTCAATCATTCTAACCGTTAAGCCAATAATTCCACAAGTTTTACTACCTCAAGAACCCCATCCGCTCGATTGCTTATGGGAGAAAACTAATGGCTGGTTTTCGGAGACCCATTCTTTGATGAAACATAATTTTGACAAGGACTGTCAATACTCCACCTATAAAGACGAGGTAAATAAGGCATTAGGGATAGATCTCCCTGGTGAATGGTGGAATAATCCGAAATCTGCCCATAATCTATACGAGTCGCTGAAATCCTTATGCGGTGAAACTTTTTCTGGATGGAGTAAGAGAGGCGATCGGCATATTTCTGTGGGTGCTGCTTACTTAATCGCGTTAATGGCTCATCAAGCGAGTTGTAAGCATATCACTCCCCTGATTGAAGGGATCAGTGATTGGGAAGGCTGCGAAAAAGCTTCTCGTTATTTTATATTTCCCGTACAAATTTCAAAGGATGCAGCAGCTTCGGCTAAGGCGTTATATGATGTTTTTAAATTCTTATTTGAACGGCAAGGTCTAACCCAGGATTCCCAAGTTGAACGTGTATTCTTTGAGCCACCCGGAAATCAGTTAACCATTCAGTTTAAATGGTCAGCTAAGGAACCCGCTAAAGACAATCCAAAAACTCGGACTCTAGCTAAATTTACATCTTCAATCATGTCTAAAGACCAACTCTTAATTGAACCGCCCAATAACACTAGTAACGCTATTCTAAAACTTTGGTCAAGACTGTTTGTGAGTGAAAATGGTTTTATGAGTCCCGGAGTCATTTACATGAATGAAGATCAGCTAGTTATCGCATCTTTAGGTTCCTAA
- a CDS encoding caspase family protein, translating into MKRQALVVGINRYPFLKNSQTGQYANLSAPANDAETIAQFLEKYGTDEKRWSVRRLPEVIQDKKFRVATTETVGQEKLSTAIRELFNPEPHHIPDVALFFFAGHGLRKQQNGKTEGFLATSDTNQRTKWGIRLNWLRQVLQESPVQQQIVWLDCCHSGELLNFLTEAELKDWLSGGDRCLIAACRDDRNAYATGKHGVLTEVLLQGLNPQQQPSGEWVTSGTLTNFLQKQVETHRVLQRQIPLSRHFGEQIRFWQGKNVPQISRKDYQNRCNLLKQVKQEVEGIIAQSLPNITPITLHKHKQPNQVQRSWDTEVKTGNYAPTPLPSGTKIIEVFEQSDIGGKLLILGQPGAGKTITLLELARELLTRAETDVDEPIPVFLNLSSWKYNNQKIADWLVDEISDRYKFLSTKTVKLWLKASKLLPLLDSLDELESKRQEKCIQAINEFLASEYQLLPLVVCSRCKEYQLHSTQLNLHGAIVLEPLNKLQVQGYLASIKQTELWDTINSNPDLVDLIRVPLMLRIMTIAWESIAIEEWQNCNSPDRYREYLFNAYIKQMLARKLKYTRYAQAKEPEPKTIKLWLIYLAKRLEAEYRTEFLIERMQPGWLPNTVYKQIYALGVGGIFGLIGGLIVGLSVFLSMQIFTELFIGLIVAGGVGVYFGFFFGIWAWLTLGQASEINPVETLNTSWLHLGKSLVVGLIIGLITWGVTALLFPHFFGRPLGWIVPVIIGPILVVVFEMTGPDIQIQMTPNQGIWHSLKNAIRFAIVGGTVMGLLAFLLSKQLYFIITSSLFVKLSSSDLSATTVVHLILSGIVLGLFWGLTQAGTACIQHFTLRVILVCNGSIPWNYTRFLNYATKRMFLQRIGGRYKFSHKFLQEHFAKMEP; encoded by the coding sequence ATGAAACGTCAAGCGCTAGTGGTTGGTATCAATCGCTATCCCTTTCTCAAAAATTCACAGACTGGGCAGTATGCAAATCTATCAGCACCAGCGAATGATGCTGAGACTATAGCGCAATTCTTGGAAAAATACGGCACAGACGAAAAAAGGTGGAGTGTCCGGCGCTTACCCGAAGTCATCCAAGACAAGAAATTCAGGGTGGCGACTACAGAAACAGTAGGTCAAGAGAAGTTGTCAACGGCAATTCGGGAACTTTTCAATCCAGAACCTCACCATATCCCCGATGTGGCGCTGTTTTTCTTTGCCGGACATGGGTTACGCAAACAGCAGAATGGAAAAACTGAGGGTTTTTTAGCCACTAGTGATACCAATCAGAGGACAAAGTGGGGGATTCGTCTGAACTGGTTGCGTCAAGTTTTACAGGAAAGTCCCGTGCAACAGCAGATTGTCTGGCTAGATTGTTGTCATAGCGGGGAGTTACTCAATTTTTTGACTGAAGCTGAGTTGAAGGATTGGCTTTCTGGAGGCGATCGCTGTTTAATTGCAGCTTGTCGAGATGATCGCAACGCCTATGCTACGGGTAAGCATGGAGTTTTGACAGAGGTATTATTACAAGGACTTAACCCCCAGCAGCAACCCTCAGGAGAATGGGTTACCAGTGGCACACTGACAAATTTTCTGCAAAAGCAAGTAGAAACTCATCGGGTGCTGCAACGTCAGATTCCTCTATCCCGTCACTTTGGAGAACAGATTCGGTTTTGGCAGGGAAAGAATGTACCTCAAATCAGCAGAAAGGACTATCAAAATCGGTGTAATTTGCTTAAACAAGTCAAGCAGGAAGTAGAAGGAATTATCGCTCAATCATTACCCAATATCACGCCGATCACCTTACATAAACACAAGCAACCTAATCAAGTCCAACGCTCTTGGGATACGGAGGTGAAAACGGGTAACTATGCACCTACACCGCTCCCGTCAGGTACAAAAATAATTGAAGTATTTGAACAGTCAGACATTGGGGGAAAGTTATTAATACTGGGGCAACCTGGAGCGGGAAAAACCATAACCCTGTTAGAACTGGCAAGGGAACTCCTCACCCGTGCTGAGACTGACGTGGATGAGCCGATTCCAGTGTTTCTGAATCTTTCATCTTGGAAATACAATAACCAGAAGATTGCTGATTGGCTAGTGGATGAAATCAGCGATCGCTATAAATTCTTGTCTACAAAAACTGTTAAACTGTGGCTAAAAGCCAGTAAGCTATTACCTTTGTTAGATAGTCTCGATGAGTTAGAGTCAAAACGGCAAGAGAAATGTATACAGGCAATTAATGAGTTTTTAGCCAGTGAGTATCAACTGTTACCTCTGGTTGTGTGCAGTCGCTGCAAAGAATACCAACTCCACTCGACCCAATTGAATCTGCATGGAGCCATTGTTTTAGAACCCCTGAATAAGCTACAGGTTCAGGGGTATTTGGCAAGTATAAAGCAGACAGAACTGTGGGATACGATTAACTCGAATCCTGACCTAGTTGATTTAATTCGTGTGCCATTAATGTTAAGAATAATGACGATTGCATGGGAATCAATAGCAATTGAGGAGTGGCAGAACTGCAATTCACCCGATAGATATCGGGAGTATCTATTTAATGCCTATATCAAACAGATGTTGGCACGTAAGCTGAAATATACAAGGTATGCCCAAGCCAAAGAACCCGAACCCAAAACTATCAAACTTTGGTTGATTTATCTAGCCAAAAGATTAGAGGCTGAGTATAGAACAGAATTTTTAATTGAACGAATGCAACCTGGATGGTTACCCAATACCGTTTATAAACAAATTTACGCTTTGGGAGTGGGAGGAATTTTTGGTTTAATTGGAGGACTGATTGTGGGGCTGAGTGTCTTTCTAAGTATGCAGATTTTCACTGAACTATTTATAGGATTAATCGTCGCCGGAGGCGTAGGGGTTTATTTCGGGTTTTTCTTTGGGATTTGGGCTTGGTTAACCCTTGGACAAGCCTCAGAAATTAATCCCGTTGAAACGCTAAATACATCCTGGCTTCATTTAGGAAAATCCCTAGTTGTTGGACTAATTATCGGGCTGATCACCTGGGGCGTTACCGCGCTACTGTTTCCTCATTTTTTTGGGCGTCCACTGGGATGGATTGTTCCGGTAATTATTGGACCAATCTTGGTTGTTGTTTTTGAAATGACGGGACCGGATATCCAAATTCAGATGACTCCGAATCAGGGAATTTGGCACTCATTGAAGAATGCCATACGCTTTGCGATTGTAGGCGGAACTGTCATGGGTCTACTCGCTTTCCTGCTGAGTAAACAACTCTATTTTATAATCACTTCGAGCCTGTTCGTTAAACTATCATCTTCTGACCTATCTGCAACCACTGTTGTCCATCTGATTCTCTCAGGAATAGTGCTAGGACTTTTTTGGGGATTGACCCAAGCAGGTACAGCCTGTATTCAACATTTTACCCTACGTGTTATTCTCGTCTGTAATGGATCTATTCCCTGGAACTATACCCGTTTCCTCAATTACGCCACAAAACGTATGTTTCTACAACGAATTGGTGGGCGTTATAAGTTTAGCCATAAGTTTCTACAGGAACATTTTGCCAAAATGGAACCCTAA
- a CDS encoding caspase family protein, translated as MNRDALVVGINRYPGLTKHTGNEQHLETPARDAEAIAQRLEEFGGFRVRRLPECKIEGKSQVHPKQSVTAKELKTAIAQLFTPRTNSPLNTALLFFSGHGLRDQVGITEGYLATSDSLPSREMWGVSLKWLRHVLAASAIPQQIVWLDCCYGGEFFNVTPEDLKVTHSKQLHYFISASRDFEVAYSNSSKSYGALTEVLLKGLDPRKQQDGVVSNLTLSRYVQQQLTTTPQQPIIQGCNQEIILACTLENKYLLHLNLTSPSHSSWLKSAQSAFNTTVRHHRGFTTISPIRVGGLAISLLTALAAALLLRETLPLNKPPVPPLYPTELLKTYKSDTLTYPEKIQIKFPQSWQVQTIDDVITGTVAKFIPDPDNQFGTERLMISVEDLSIRPMTLDEYTESLIQEIKRYGKAVRFLEQEPATLANRPAYKIVYTTQYGQSNLIKLEIWTLKHNKAYSVIYSAEVRNYEKFLEPANQMINSFKIIEIMEEKNNEFKPNPL; from the coding sequence ATGAACCGAGATGCACTAGTCGTGGGTATCAATCGATATCCAGGATTGACAAAGCATACAGGCAATGAGCAACATCTGGAAACTCCTGCCCGTGATGCAGAAGCGATCGCTCAACGCTTGGAAGAATTCGGTGGCTTTCGCGTCCGACGCTTACCAGAATGCAAGATTGAGGGCAAAAGTCAGGTTCACCCCAAGCAGAGTGTAACAGCTAAAGAACTGAAGACAGCGATCGCGCAACTGTTTACACCCCGAACCAACAGTCCCCTTAACACCGCCTTATTATTTTTTTCCGGTCATGGTTTGCGAGACCAAGTTGGTATAACGGAGGGGTATCTGGCGACTAGCGATTCTCTCCCCAGTAGGGAGATGTGGGGCGTTTCTCTCAAATGGTTGCGCCATGTATTGGCGGCTAGTGCAATTCCCCAGCAAATTGTTTGGCTCGATTGCTGTTATGGTGGAGAATTCTTTAATGTTACCCCAGAGGATCTAAAGGTTACTCACTCAAAACAACTGCATTATTTTATTAGTGCCTCGCGAGATTTTGAAGTCGCTTACTCTAACAGTTCCAAGTCATACGGTGCCTTAACTGAGGTTCTCCTCAAGGGACTCGATCCCAGGAAGCAACAGGATGGAGTCGTCAGCAACCTGACATTAAGTCGGTATGTCCAACAACAACTCACAACAACGCCCCAGCAGCCCATTATTCAAGGTTGTAACCAAGAAATCATCCTAGCCTGTACCCTAGAAAACAAATATCTACTCCATCTGAATCTTACTTCACCCTCCCATTCATCCTGGCTCAAATCCGCTCAATCTGCTTTCAACACAACGGTTCGTCACCATCGGGGATTTACCACAATTTCCCCGATCAGAGTTGGGGGTTTAGCCATTAGTCTGTTAACGGCTTTAGCCGCCGCTTTATTGCTCCGAGAGACTTTACCCCTAAATAAGCCCCCCGTCCCTCCTCTATACCCAACTGAACTCCTAAAAACCTATAAGTCAGATACTTTAACGTACCCGGAAAAAATCCAAATTAAGTTTCCTCAGAGTTGGCAAGTTCAAACTATAGACGATGTGATAACGGGTACGGTGGCTAAGTTTATCCCTGATCCGGACAATCAATTCGGAACTGAACGTTTAATGATTAGTGTGGAAGATTTATCGATACGCCCAATGACATTAGATGAGTATACAGAATCATTAATTCAGGAAATTAAGCGCTACGGCAAAGCCGTGAGATTTCTTGAACAAGAACCAGCGACTTTGGCAAATCGTCCTGCCTATAAAATTGTCTATACCACTCAATATGGACAGTCTAATCTGATCAAATTAGAAATTTGGACATTAAAACACAATAAAGCTTATAGTGTTATTTATTCAGCAGAAGTTAGGAATTATGAAAAGTTTTTAGAGCCCGCCAATCAAATGATAAATTCTTTTAAAATAATTGAAATTATGGAAGAAAAAAATAATGAATTTAAACCGAATCCATTGTAA
- a CDS encoding tetratricopeptide repeat-containing S1 family peptidase, with amino-acid sequence MVSAKNGAEIHQIAVSITVQINSPVSDGSGIIVAKQGNTYTVLTNNHVVCSSANPRRCSDEVSYTVRTHQGKNYRVLTVQRLQKTENHLDLAVVTFNSPEPYPVAILGNSDAAQPAQEIYVYGFPTMGNRVGSQREPELTKGNITSRPQNRLGGYTLRYNAPTWSGMSGSPVFDREGRVIGIHGQGDREAYDAIDHQGYTTGQVSVRTGFNAAIPIQKFLAMRSQIGQSVANIKVDNTPIATSSVSPTRTNDAQSDYVRGLSHFDMGEWLKSIADFDQAIQKQPNYTEAYFYRGLARLQQGDLPGSIADYSQAIRLNSSYADAYYNRAVVRSQSGDQAGAIADYTQAIRIDSSFAAAYNNRGLARSDLEDQQGAIEDFSQALRINPGKANTYYNRGLAYSRLRDDRRAIADYTEAIRLNSNYAKAYGNRGLAFARLGELHSAIADLQQAAQLFRAQGRMEDYHKALDRIRQIQSQFPQPSF; translated from the coding sequence ATGGTGTCAGCTAAAAATGGCGCAGAAATTCACCAGATCGCCGTTTCAATTACGGTACAAATTAACAGTCCAGTGAGTGACGGTTCTGGGATAATTGTTGCCAAACAAGGGAATACCTATACCGTTTTGACTAATAATCATGTGGTTTGCAGTTCAGCCAATCCACGTCGGTGCAGCGATGAGGTAAGCTATACCGTTCGCACTCATCAAGGGAAAAACTACAGGGTTTTGACCGTGCAGCGTTTACAGAAGACGGAGAATCATTTGGATCTGGCGGTAGTGACATTCAATAGCCCAGAACCCTATCCAGTAGCTATCCTCGGCAATTCAGATGCGGCGCAACCTGCCCAAGAAATTTATGTTTATGGCTTTCCCACTATGGGAAATCGAGTGGGTTCTCAACGAGAACCTGAGTTGACTAAAGGGAATATTACAAGTCGCCCTCAGAATCGTCTTGGAGGATATACCCTGCGCTATAATGCACCCACTTGGAGTGGGATGAGTGGGAGTCCGGTCTTTGATCGGGAGGGTCGAGTCATTGGTATTCACGGACAAGGGGATAGAGAAGCCTATGATGCCATTGATCACCAAGGTTATACAACTGGACAAGTATCCGTGAGAACCGGATTTAACGCGGCAATCCCGATACAGAAATTTTTGGCAATGCGATCGCAAATCGGGCAGAGTGTTGCCAATATCAAGGTAGACAATACGCCAATTGCCACTTCTTCGGTGTCGCCAACTCGTACCAATGATGCCCAATCTGACTACGTTCGTGGACTTTCCCACTTTGACATGGGAGAGTGGTTAAAGAGTATTGCCGACTTTGACCAAGCCATCCAAAAACAACCGAACTACACCGAAGCTTATTTCTACCGAGGACTCGCCCGTTTGCAGCAAGGGGACTTACCAGGAAGTATCGCTGATTATAGCCAAGCTATCCGACTCAATTCCAGCTATGCTGACGCTTATTACAATCGAGCCGTAGTTCGTTCCCAATCGGGAGATCAAGCGGGCGCGATCGCAGATTATACTCAAGCTATCCGTATAGATAGCAGCTTTGCCGCCGCCTACAATAATCGGGGACTAGCGCGTTCTGATTTAGAGGATCAGCAGGGAGCCATTGAGGATTTTTCCCAAGCGCTGCGGATTAATCCCGGCAAGGCAAATACTTACTATAACCGGGGATTGGCTTACTCCCGACTCAGAGATGACCGCCGTGCCATCGCCGATTATACAGAGGCAATCCGGCTCAATTCCAACTATGCTAAAGCTTATGGCAACCGAGGACTAGCGTTTGCCCGACTCGGAGAATTACACAGTGCGATCGCGGATTTACAGCAAGCCGCCCAACTGTTTCGCGCCCAAGGAAGAATGGAGGATTATCACAAAGCCCTAGACCGAATCCGACAGATTCAGTCTCAGTTTCCCCAGCCCTCTTTTTAG
- a CDS encoding COP23 domain-containing protein, whose product MKLQLFTLLLTGLTIAVCTTASQSGYAQPRTYECGTSNGAPATIAHMARGSIPIIRWVYNDFPPPATPQQRCEEVSRRFQVYHDNANLNYLTTGTMNGEPVICVARIPGGDCTGVLFTLKPGSNPKRILLMLLDRRGLTAGNTINQNGEKRIYVDVMDYLDSIPLE is encoded by the coding sequence ATGAAACTACAGTTATTCACTCTATTGCTCACTGGGTTGACAATCGCTGTCTGTACTACAGCAAGTCAGTCTGGCTATGCTCAACCTAGAACCTATGAATGCGGTACGAGTAATGGCGCACCTGCAACAATTGCTCATATGGCGCGGGGAAGTATCCCGATAATTCGCTGGGTTTACAACGATTTCCCCCCACCTGCTACACCTCAGCAGCGCTGTGAGGAAGTATCGCGTCGATTTCAGGTGTACCACGATAACGCCAATCTGAACTATTTGACCACAGGCACAATGAATGGTGAACCTGTGATTTGTGTGGCTAGGATTCCTGGGGGGGATTGTACCGGAGTCTTGTTTACTCTCAAACCAGGGAGTAACCCCAAGCGCATCTTACTCATGCTTTTAGATCGGCGGGGACTAACGGCGGGAAATACGATTAACCAGAATGGAGAGAAACGTATCTATGTGGATGTGATGGATTATCTGGATAGCATTCCCCTTGAATGA